Sequence from the Thermococcus nautili genome:
TGGGCGTCATCTACGAGGAGGAAGGAAAGCTCGTCTTCGACGCCACCCAGCTCGGCGTTGACAAGGTTCTCGGTACAGGAAAGCTCACCCGCGCCATCGTCGTCAAGGCCTACTACGTTACCCCCAAGGCCGAGGAGAAGATTAAGGCCGCTGGTGGCGAGGTCATCCTCGCCTGATTTCTTTCAACTTTTGGCGGGTGTCGGCTATGGGAAAGGTAAGGGACATTGTATACGCCATAGAGCGCTACTTCCCCGAGGTTGAGAGGCCGAAGAGGCACGTTCCCCTCAAGGAGAAGTTCATGTGGACTGGAATAGTTCTGTTGCTCTACTTCATACTCGCTGAAATCCCCCTGTATGGAATCCCACCCAAGGTTCAGGATTACTTTGCAACGCTCCGTTTCGTGCTCGCCGGTAAGAGCGGTTCGCTTTTAACGCTGGGTATCGGTCCCATCGTTACCGCGAGTATAATCATGCAGCTTCTCGTTGGTTCCGAGATAGTTAAGCTCGACCTCTCAAATCCCGAGGATAGGAGGTTCTATCAGGCCGCTCAGAAGCTGTTTTCGGTATTCATGAGCTTCTTCGAGGCGGCCATCTACGTCTTCGCCGGAGCGTTTGGTAAGGTCAGCACCGGAATAGGGGCCTTCCAGACCGTTACGAGCCCTGATGGATTCGTTTACATAGGTCTTGGCCTCGCAATCCTGATAATCCTCCAGCTTGGATTTGCGTCCACGATGCTTATACTACTCGATGAACTCGTCAGCAAGTGGGGAATAGGCAGTGGTATCAGTCTCTTCATTGCCGCTGGAGTTTCACAGACGGTCATTTACAAAGCCCTCGCCCCGATACCAAGCAAGGAGTACATTGACCCCCTGACCGGAGAGCCTGCCATAGTCGGTGCCATCCCCGCCTTCATCCAGCACCTAATTCATGGCGACATAACGGGGGCTATCTACCGTGGTGGAACCCTGCCGGATATGGTTAAACTCCTTGGAACAATAGCGGTGTTCCTAATCGTCGTATATCTCGAGAGCATGCGCGTTGAGATTCCGCTCAGCTACGGCCGCGTGACCGTTCGCGGAAGGTACCCGATAAGGTTCATGTACGTCAGCAACATTCCGATAATCCTCACCATGGCCCTCTACGCCAACATCCAGCTCTGGGCCAGGCTTCTCAACAACTACGGCATAACCTGGCTCGGAACCTTTGGGGAGAACGGCTACCCAGTGAGCGGCTTCGTCACGTACCTCTATCCCCCAAGGGACATCTTCCACGTCATTAACGACCCCGTCAGGGCGCTGGTCTACGCCATAATGACGATATTCTGGTCGCTGATATTCGGTTTCCTCTGGGTTGAGCTGACAGGACTTGACGCGAGGAGCATAGCAAGACAGCTTCAGCAGGCGGGACTCCAGATTCCAGGATTCAGGCGCGACCCGAGAATCCTTGAGAGGGTCCTCCAGCGCTACATACCCTACGTTACCTTCTGGGGCTCCTTCACGCTGGCGCTGGTGGCAGTGCTCGCGGACTTCTTCGGCGCGCTGGGTACTGGAACTGGAATACTGCTGACGGTCGGCATCCTCTACAGGTTCTACGAAGAGATTGCCAGAGAGCAGGCAACGGAGATGTTCCCGGCCCTCAGAAGATTCTTCGCCAAGTGACCCTTTCCTTTTTGCAAAACCTTTTAAGGCCGTTTTTCCTTACCCAACCAGAACCCCCTGGGTGAGAGCTATGCCGTTTGTGGTCATGATTACAGGTATTCCAGGAGTTGGCAAGAGCACTATTACGAGACTTGCCCTTAAGAGAACCCGGGCTAAGTTCAGGCTCGTCAACTTCGGTGACTTAATGTTCGAGGAAGCCGTTAAGGCGGGTCTGGTTAAACACAGGGATGAGATGAGGAAGCTCGACCCGAAGACGCAGAGGGAGCTCCAGCTTAAAGCCGCCCAGAAGATAGTCGAGATAGCCCGGGAGGAGCCGGTATTGCTCGACACCCACGCGACCATTAGAACTCCGGTTGGCTACCTACTCGGCTTTCCCAGGGAGGTTATTGAGGTCATAAACCCCAACTTCATAGTGATAATCGAGGCGACGCCGAGCGAGATACTCGGAAGGCGCCTCCGCGACCTCAAGAGGGACAGGGACGTTGAGACCGAGGAGCAGATTGAGAGGCACCAGGACCTCAACAGGGCAGCTGCGATAAGCTACGCCATGCACTCAAACGCCCTCATAAAGATAATCGAGAACCACGAGGATAAGGGTCTCGAAGAGGCAGTTAACGAACTCGTTCAAGTGCTGGACTTGGCGGTGAGTGAGTATGATTGAGGGAATCTACCAGTTTCTTGACGATGTTTTCGGGCCGTTCATGATGAACTACCATCCCCTTTGGGTCATAACACTAATGGGCTTTATAATCGGTGGGTTCTACACGTTGCTCTATTACTTCTTCACGGACATTGAGAAGCAGAAGAAGCTCCAGAAGCTCGCCAAAGAAGTTCAGAAGGAAATGAGGGAAGCCCAGAAGAGCGGCGACGAGAAGAAGCTCAGAAAGGCTCAGCAGAAGCAGTTGGAGCTCATGAAAATGCAGAGCGAGCTCATGAAGCAGCAGATGGTTCCGATGTTCCTCACGATGCCAATATTCTGGATATTCTTCAGCTGGCTCAGAAGATGGTACACAGAGGTCGCGATAGCCAAGGCCCCGTTCAACTTCTTCCTCTTTGACTGGTTCCACAGTATGTATCACTCTGCCCTGTCCGGAAGTGAACTCGGCTACTTCGGCTGGTACATCCTTTCGAGCTACGTCATTGGTATGGTGCTCAGAAAGCTCCTTGACATGGGATAAATTTAAAAACGCTCCGCTGAAAGGGGTTGCGAGGTGAGAGTAATGAAGCCGATGTACCGCTCAAGGTCATGGAGGAGGAAGTACGTTAGGACTCCCGGAGGAAGGACCGTAATCCACTTTGAGAGGAGGAAGCCCAAGGTCGCCCACTGCGCCATGTGCGGAAGGCCCCTCAACGGCGTTCCGCGCGGAAGGCCGAGCGAGCTCAGGAAGCTCCCGAAGACCGCGAAGAGGCCCGAGAGGCCCTACCCGAACCTCTGCCCGAGCTGTATGAGGAAGGTTATGAAGGCCCAGGTTAGGGCCTCCCTCAGCTGAGGTGCGCCTATGCCGAAGGGCTGCCTCGTCATAACCGTCAGTGGCCTGGCCGGTTCCGGAACCACCACCCTCTGCCGGAACCTTGCCAAGCATTATGGCTTCAAGCACGTTTACGCCGGATTGATATTCCGGCAGATGGCTAAGGAAAGGGGAATGACTCTTGAGGAGTTTCAGAAGTACGTCGAACTCCACCCAGAGATAGACAGGGAAGTTGACCGGAGGCAGGTCGAGGCAGCCAAGGAATGTAATGTCGTCATTGAGGGCAGGCTTGCCGGATGGATGGTCAAGAACGCGGACCTTAAGATATGGCTCGACGCTCCAATAATGGAGCGGGCCAAGAGGGTTGCAAGAAGGGAAGGCGTCTCCGTCGAGGAGGCCTTCGTTCAGATTGCCGAGAGGGAGAAGGGGAACAGGAAAAGGTATTTAAACCTCTACGGTATCGACATCGAGGACAAATCAATTTACGATTTAATCATAAACACTGCCAAATGGGGTCCCGATGGGGTCTTCGCGATTGTGAAGGCCGCCATCGACCACCTTTACCCCGACGGCGACGCGGGGTCGGGTGAAAACCCGGAAAACAAAAAGAAGGAGGTGGGATGAATGCCAGCTATTGAGGTCGGAAGGATTGCCGTCGTTATTGCCGGAAGGAGGGCCGGACAGAAGGTCGTCGTTGCCGACATAATCGACAAGAACTTCGTCCTCGTCACCGGTGCTGGCCTCAACAAGGTCAAGCGCAGGAGGATGAACGTCAAGCACCTCGAGCCCCTTCCGGAGAAGGTCAACATCGAGCGCGGTGCCTCCGACGAGGAGATAAAGAAGGCCCTCGAAGAGGCCGGCATAAGCCTTGAGTGAGGGCTTTCCCTCACTCTTCTTCCAATAAGTTTCTTAACGCTTCTCGGTCCCTGATAGTTTCGCCATTCTGTGGGCAAATACCTTCCAAACTGGCCGGTTTTCACGTACCGCTTCAGGTATTAGGTGAGTTTATTAAGTCTGGCCTCAAACTCTATGGGGGGTGAGTGAGGTGCAACTCCATGCCGTCATCTGGGAGGAAGAGGGCATTTACGTCATTCGGGAGGTCTTTACAGGTGTTACGACTCAGGGGGAGACAATAGAGGAGGCAATTGAGAACCTCAAAGAGGCCGTTGAGCTGTACCTTGAGGAGTTTCCGGAGCTGAGGAATGAACTGAAGAGGGTAAAGTTCGTGGGCGATTTCCATGTCGAAGTTGCCAAGGCTCTCGGGTGAAGAAGTCGTTAAAGTGCTCACCAAAAAGTTCGGCTTCAAGGTGTCCCGCCAGAGGGGTAGCCACGTTGTCCTCGTTAAATACGTTGACGGCAGGAAAATAGGAACTGTGGTCCCGCTTCACAAAGAGTTAAAAGCTGGTACGTTGATGGGAGTCCTGAGACTTGCTCAAATAAGCAAGGAGGACTTTATCAAAGCGTTGGAAGACCCATAGGTGATGCTCATGGCGAGGGACGAAGTGAGGAGAATCCTTCCAGCGGATATAAAGCGAGAGGTACTGATTAAGGACGAGAAGGCCGAGACGAACCCGAAGTGGGGCTTTCCGCCCGAGAAGAGGCCGATGGAGATGCACATGCAGTTCGGCATAATCAACCTCGACAAGCCGCCGGGGCCGACGAGCCACGAAGTTGTCGCGTGGATTAAGAAGCTCTTCAACCTGAGCAAGGCAGGTCACGGCGGAACCCTCGACCCCAAGGTCAGCGGCGTTTTGCCGGTTGCCCTTGAGAGGGCCACGAGGGTCGTTCAGGCGCTCCTCCCTGCCGGTAAGGAGTACGTAGCTTTGATGCACCTTCACGGTGACGTTCCTGAGGACAGAATCCTCGCAGTTATGAAGGAGTTCCAGGGCGAGATAATCCAGAGGCCGCCGCTGAGGAGTGCCGTAAAGAGGCGCCTGAGGACGAGGAAGGTCTACTACATCGATGTGCTCGAGATAGACGGCAGGGACGTGCTCTTCCGCGTTGGCGTCGAGGCGGGAACGTACATACGTTCGCTGATTCACCACATGGGCCTGGCCTTGGGTGTTGGAGCGCACATGGCAGAGTTGCGCCGTACCAGAAGCGGTCCCTTCAAGGAGGACGAGACGCTGGTAACGCTTCACGACTTGGTGGACTACTACCACTTCTGGAAGGAGGACGGCATTGAGGAGTACTTCAGGAAGGCGATACAGCCGATGGAAAAGGCCGTTGAGCATCTGCCCAAGGTGTGGATAAGGGACTCTGCCGTTTCTGCCGTAACGCACGGCGCGGACCTGGCCGTTCCGGGAATAGTCAAGCTCCACAAGGGCATAAAGAAGGGCGACCTCGTTGCGATAATGACCCTCAAGGATGAGCTGGTGGCACTTGGAAAGGCCACGATGACGAGCGGTGAGATGCTCCAGAGGAGCAAGGGTATAGCGGTTGACGTTGACAAGGTCTTCATGCCTAGGGACTGGTATCCGAAGCTGTGGTAGAAACTTCGCCTGCGCGAAGTTTCATCAAGGTTGGTAGCTCCCTTCTAAAGTTCATTTTTTAAGGATTTTCTCAATTAACATGGCTCTTTTTGGATGGGATTATATTGAATGCCTTTTAGTGTGGGTTTAAATTTAAATTGACGCCCTTCGGGCGTCGGGAAGAGAGTAAACCCTTTTTGAGAGGAACAATTTGGATTCTTCCCCTTTGAGCATTATGCAATTTTGTGAACAAAATCCCTGGAATGGGTTTTTGGTAGTGAGCTACTAACTTTTGGTGAAGCTTTTTCCAAAAGCTTCCTGTACTCTCAAACCCCCGGAGTGGGGCTTCGCCCCACAACCCCGTTTTCTTCCAAACCTCCGGGGGGCTAACGCCCCCACACCCCCAAACTTTGCTTTGCAAAGTTTCATCAAAGTTGGTAGCTCCCTTCTAAAGGGCTAAGTTTCGAATTATTTTTCTCCTCAATGGGTCAATTTTGAAGGCGAGAAGATTGATTCCTTGACTGTGCTGGCCCTCCTGAACTTTTATTAAACGTTTTAGCGTATCGTAGCAAGGTGGCATGTATATGGGCTGGAATGACCCTCGTCTCCTCCTAAACTTTCTTCTTGGGACGGTTTTTCTGGCAGTCATGTTTCACTACTTCCTTTCGCTTCCATGGGAAGAAAGCTTCTTGTTTGGGGTCGTCTTGGCGCTTCTCTATACTCTGGCCCATGTTCTTCGGAAGGAACCGGATAAATGGAGAAAGTCTGGGCTCTTAAAATCCAAGGGCTTAAGGTATCTCGTCTTTTTCCTGGGCTCGTTTGGGTTCAGTGTGCTCTTATTCGGGCTTATGTATCTGGTCTTTGCAAAACCGGGAACTTCGTTCGTTTCCCTCGTCAAGGTGCTCGGAGCTCTCTTTGCAGTAGGCTCCTCCATGATGTTCCTAGCCTCGGTGTTTTATAGCAAGAATAAGACGCCTGAGAAAATCACTTACTCCTGGCAGAACTTTTTGAGTGAGCTTTCGGCGTCAATTCCCCTATTCATGATTTCATACTTCTCCGGTGTTAGCTTGGAAAAGAGTGTTTCAATGGCTCTTTATGTTTTTGTTGCGGCCGGCTGGTACTACTCCATGATGGCGCACAAATATGTGATATCTGACAGGGTACTCAAAATCCGGGCCGTTGTGAATTTTGTTGCCATTACTTCGGGGCTGTACCTATTTGTAATTGATAACGTAATCATCAGCGGGCTGGCGGGGATAGTTTTCGCGGTTGTCTCTGAAAAAGACTACAAGATAACACGGAAACTCATTGAGGTGGGACTGCTGGAGATAAAACACGCCGAAATTGGGGCTGGACGCTTGTTTTATGCCGTCTTTTATGGACTTGGGATGGTGGTTGCTTTGATGATAATAACGGGGAACTACAGTGCCTCGTTTATCCGGGAATCTTTGCTGACTATGTTTGGGCTCCTGTACATCTTTACAACGATGTTTTTGCCCTTCGGGACGCTAATCGGTTGGTTAAGGTTGAAAGCTCATGGTGTGGGAATCGATGAGCAATAGCGCTGGAGAAACTACCCGCCGGGGCATGAGTCCGCGTGCATCTTTATAAACCCCTCAACGAAGCACCGCACATGAGCCACTACTACTCCGAGGAGCCGAACGTTCCGCTGAGGACGAAGACGATAGAGGTCTGCCTTAGGGGCCACTGCTTCAAGTTCATCACTGCGAGCGGTGTCTTCTCCTTCGGGAAGCTCGACCGGGGGACGGAGTTGCTCATAGAGAACATGGTTCTCGATAGGAACTGGCGCGTTCTTGACCTGGGCTGTGGCTACGGGGCAATCGGGATAGTTGCATCGCGCTTCGTTGACTACGTCGTCATGACCGACGTGAACAGGAGAGCGATTAGCATAGCGAGGAAAAACTTAAAAATCAACGGCGTTAGAAACGCCGAGGTCAGGTGGGGAAGCCTCTACGAGCCCGTTAAGGGCGAAAAATTCGACTCAATCATCACCAATCCCCCCGTGCACGTGGGAAAGGAAGTCCTGAGGGAAATAGTTATAAACGCTCCCCGGCATCTCAACGATGGTGGCCTCCTGCAACTGGTGATTAAGACGAAGCAGGGGGCAAAGTATATTAAGGCCCTCATGGAGGAGACCTTCACCGAAGTGAGAGAGCTCGCGAAGGGGAGCGGTTACCGCGTGTACGCCGGGATTGCCTAGCCTGGGAAGGCGCGGGCCTTGAGAGCCCGTGGGCGTTTGCCCGCCGGGGTTCAAATCCCCGTCCCGGCGCCAAAATCCCTTTGATTCCCAAGAGGGATGGGAGGTGTATTCGTAATGACCGAGAACTTCAGGCACATAGTCCGCGTTGCGGGCGTTGATTTGGATGGACACAAGCAGTTGAGATGGGCACTGACAGGGATTAAGGGAATAGGAATAAACTTCGCCACGATGGTGCTCAGGGTTGCAGGGCTCGACCCCTACATGAAGGCCGGCTACCTCACCGACGAGCAGGTCAAGCTGATAGAGAAAATCCTCGAGGACCCCGTTGCCCACGGAATCCCGGCTTGGGCCGTCAACAGGCCGAAGGACTACGAGACTGGCAAGGACATGCACCTCATTACAGCTAAGCTCGTTATGGCCTGGCGTGAGGACATCAACAGGCTCAGGAGAATACGCGCCTACCGCGGTATAAGGCACGAGCTCGGCCTGCCGCTCCGCGGTCAGAGAACCAGGTCGAACTTCAGGCACGGAACCACTGTCGGCGTTAGCAGGAGGAAGAAGTGAGGTGGTGTAAATGGGAGACCCGAAGAGGCAGAGGAAGAAGTACGAAACTCCCTCTCACCCCTGGATTAAGGAGAGACTCGACCGCGAGAGGGTTCTGAAGAGGAAGTACGCCCTCAAGAACAAGAAGGAGCTCTGGCGCCACGAGACCCAGCTCAAGGAGTTCAGGCGTAGGGCGAGGCGCCTTCTCGCCGCCCGCGGTAAGCAGGCCGAAATCGAGAGGCAGCAGCTCCTCCAGAGGCTCCACAGGCTCGGCCTTCTCCCGGCCGACGCCGTTCTTGATGACGTCCTCTCGCTCACCGTTGAGGACGTCCTTGAGAGGCGCCTCCAGACTATCGTCTACAAGAAGGGACTCGCCAGGACCATCAAGCAGGCCAGGCAGCTCATAGTCCACGGCCACATCGAGGTCAACGGCCAGATAATCCGCTCACCCGGCTACCTCGTCCTCCGCGAGGAGGAGGACACGATAACCTACGCCAAGAACTCCCCCTTCGCGAAGGAGGGTCACCCCGAGAGGATGGTTATTGAACAGGCCAAGCAGGGTGGTGAGGCATGAGCGAGGAAACCCAGCAGCAGGTTAACCTTAAGAAGAAGGAGAAGTGGGGAGTTGCCCACATCTACTCCTCCTACAACAACACCATCATCCACATCACCGACCTCACCGGGGCCGAGACCGTCTCCAGGTGGAGCGGTGGTATGGTCGTCAAGGCCGACAGGGACGAGCCCTCTCCGTACGCGGCCATGATTGCCGCCAAGAGGGCCGCTGAAGAGGCCATGGAGAAGGGCTTCGTCGGTGTTCACATCAAGGTTCGCGCCCCCGGAGGAAGCAAGAGCAAGACCCCCGGACCCGGTGCTCAGGCGGCAATCAGGGCCCTCGCGAGGGCTGGCCTCAAGATAGGGCGCGTCGAGGACGTTACCCCGATACCGCACGACGGAACCAGGCCCAAGGGCGGTAGGCGCGGTAGGCGCGTCTGACCTTTACAACTTCTTTTTTGGTGATGCAAATGGAGCCGAAGTTTGAAATTCTTGAAAAGAGGGAGGACTCGATAAAGTTCATCGTTAGCGGCATAGACGTCGCCTTTGCCAACGCCCTTAGGAGGACGATTCTCGCTGAGGTTCCTACCTTCGCCGTTGACGAGGTAGAGTTTTTCGAGAACGACTCCGCTTTATTCGACGAGATAATCGCCCACCGATTGGCCATGATTCCCCTCACGACACCCGTTGAGAGGTTCTCGCTCGACGCACTTGAACTCGACGACTACACCGTTACCCTCTCACTTGAGGCAGAGGGGCCAGGTATGGTTTACTCCGGCGACCTCAGGAGCAGTGACGAGGGAATAAAGCCTGCCAACCCGAACATTCCGATAGTCAAGCTCGCCGAGGGGCAGAAACTCACGCTCAACGCTTACGCCAAGCTCGGACGCGGAAAGGACCACGCCAAGTGGCAGCCGGGCTTCGTCTACTACAAGTACCTGACGAAAATCCACGTGAGCAAGGACGTTCCCGAGTGGGAAGAGCTCAAGGAGCTCGCCGAGAGGCGTGGTTTGCCCGTTGAGGAGAAGAAGGATGAGATTGTCATAACTACCACCAAGGCCTTCTACCTGCCGAGGAAGTTCGAGGCCTACGAGGGCGAGAAGATTAGGGAAGAGGTAGTGCCTGGAACGTTCGTCTTTACAGTGGAAACAAACGGAGAGCTCCCCGTTGAGGAAATCGTGAGCATAGCGCTCAAGATACTCATGAGGAAGAGCGATAGATTTATAAACGAACTCCATAAATTAGCCGACTGACGCGGGGGTAGCCGAGCCTGGCCAAAGGCGCGGGATTCAGGGTCCCGTCCCGTAGGGGTTCCGGGGTTCAAATCCCCGCCCCCGCACCATAACGCTCACCCCGTCCACCTGTCGGTTTCCCTGCGAGAGCGTTGAGGAGGTATGTTCATGGTCAAGAGAACCGGTCCCACCGACATCAACCTGAGAAGGCTCATTCGGGCACTCAGGAAGAAGTCGAACGAAGAGGGAGTTAAGATTTGGAAGGACATCGCTTGGCGCCTTGAGAGGCCAAGGAGGCAGAGGGCTGAAGTCAACGTCAGCAAGATAAACCGCTACACCAAGGAGGGCGACACCGTCATCGTTCCGGGAAGCGTTCTCGGAGCCGGAAAGCTCGAGCACAAGGTCACCGTTGCCGCCTGGAAGTTCAGCGAGACCGCTAAGAAGAAGATTGTCGAGGCCGGTGGCGAGGCCATCACCATCGAGGAGCTTATGGAGAGAAACCCGAAGGGTAGTGGAGTAATCATAATGGAGTGATGGGCCATGAGGATTATTAACGCTGAAGGACTCATACTCGGAAGGCTCGCCTCGAAGGTTGCCAAGATGCTCCTCGAGGGCGAAGAGGTCGTCATAGTCAACGCCGAGAAGGCCATCATCACCGGAAACCGCGAGGACATCTTTGCCAAGTACAAGCAGAGGACCGAGCTCAGAACCAGAACCAACCCGAGGAGGGGTCCGTTCTACCCGAAGAGGAGCGACGAGATAGTCAGGAGAACCGTCAGGGGCATGCTCCCCTGGAAGACCGACCGCGGAAGGAAGGCCTTCAGGAGGCTCAAGGTCTACGTCGGCGTTCCCAAGGAGTTCGAGGGCAAGGAGCTTGAGACCATAAGCGAGGCCCACATGTCGAGGCTTGCCACGCCGAAGTACGTCACCGTTGGTGAAGTGGCGAAGTTCCTCGGTGGAAAGTTCTGAGGTGAGAAAGATGAGGGTCATCCAGACTGCTGGAAAGAGGAAAACCGCTATAGCGAGGGCCACCATAAGGGAAGGAAAGGGAAGGGTGAGAATCAACCACAAGCCCGTCGAGATAATCGAGCCCGAGATAGCGCGCTTCACCATCATGGAACCGCTCATCCTTGCCGGCGAGGAGATAGTCAGCAAGGTTGACATCGACGTCAAGGTCGAGGGCGGAGGCTTCATGGGTCAGGCCGAGGCCGCGCGCGTTGCCATAGCCAGGGCTCTCGTCGAGTGGACCAACGACATGAACCTCAAGGAAAAGTTTATGAAGTACGACAGGACTATGCTCGTTGGCGACAGCAGGAGGACCGAGCCCCACAAGCCCAACCGCTCGACCAAGGGTCCGAGGGCCAAGAGGCAGAAGTCCTACCGTTGATGCCTCCCCTTTAACAATTTGAGGTGTGGGAAATGATAGTCCCCGTCAGGTGCTTCACCTGCGGAAAGGTGCTGGCAGACAAGTACTACGAGTTCAAGAAGAGGGTTGAGGCCGGGGAAGACCCGGGTAAGGTCCTCGACGACCTCGGCGTCGAGAGGTACTGCTGCAGGAGAACGCTCCTCAGCCACGTGGAGCTCATCGACCAGGTAATGGTTTATAAAGTCTACTAAAAACCGCAATTCTGGGCGGGGCCGTGGGGTAGCTTGGTCTATCCTCCCGGCTTGGGGTGCCGGAGACCCGGGTTCAAATCCCGGCGGCCCCACCAACATTCCGTTCACTGAAAAAACCTCTCTTGAAGGTGTGGAAGGAAGGGGTGGTAAGTATGTTCAAGTACACCCGCTTTGAGAAGGCCCGCATCATCGGTGCGAGGGCTCTCCAGATAGCGATGGGCGCCCCCGTGCTGATAGACGTTCCCGAGGGAATAACTCCCCTTCAAGCTGCCTTGATGGAGTTCGAGAAGGGAATAATCCCGCTCACCGTAATAAGGCCGAGCTGATGAACGATGACGGTGATAGAGAACGTAATCGGCAGGGTTGCAGTGCTCAGGGGTGGGAAGTACTCCGTTGAGGTAGACGTCATAACCAGCTCGGGCTTTGGGCGGTTTGCCTCGCCGATAGACGAGAACCCGAGCCTCTACATAGCCGAGGCTCATCGCGCTGTGAGTGAGGTTGATGAGATAATCGGGCCCGAGCTGATAGGCTTTGACGCAACTGAGCAGGAACTCATAGACAGCTACCTCTGGGAGATAGACGGGACCGAGAACTTCGGACACATTGGAGCTAACACCGCGCTGGCGGTTTCGATAGCCACCGCAAAGGCAGCCGCGAGCGAGAAGAACCTTCCCCTCTACAGCTACCTTGGTGGAACCTTCACCACCGAGTTGCCCGTCCCAATCCTTGAGCTCGGTCGGGGTGAGGAGTTCGACTACTACGTCATGGTTCGCGATTTGATGGAGATTACCGACGTCGTTGACGCTTTCAACAGCGTCCTTGAGAACGTTGAGGGCAACACCGTTGAGGCCTACTCAAAGGCCACCGAAAAGGCCACCGACGAGCTCGGCCTTGAGGTTGCCCTCGGACTCGTCCAGAAGAAGGAGCTCGATATAGAGACCGTCCTCTCGACGGTTGAGGACAACAACGTTGCCTACATAAAGCCCATTGGCGGTGAG
This genomic interval carries:
- a CDS encoding DNA-directed RNA polymerase subunit K translates to MFKYTRFEKARIIGARALQIAMGAPVLIDVPEGITPLQAALMEFEKGIIPLTVIRPS
- a CDS encoding DNA-directed RNA polymerase subunit N, which translates into the protein MIVPVRCFTCGKVLADKYYEFKKRVEAGEDPGKVLDDLGVERYCCRRTLLSHVELIDQVMVYKVY
- a CDS encoding 30S ribosomal protein S9, whose protein sequence is MRVIQTAGKRKTAIARATIREGKGRVRINHKPVEIIEPEIARFTIMEPLILAGEEIVSKVDIDVKVEGGGFMGQAEAARVAIARALVEWTNDMNLKEKFMKYDRTMLVGDSRRTEPHKPNRSTKGPRAKRQKSYR
- a CDS encoding DNA-directed RNA polymerase subunit D, whose protein sequence is MEPKFEILEKREDSIKFIVSGIDVAFANALRRTILAEVPTFAVDEVEFFENDSALFDEIIAHRLAMIPLTTPVERFSLDALELDDYTVTLSLEAEGPGMVYSGDLRSSDEGIKPANPNIPIVKLAEGQKLTLNAYAKLGRGKDHAKWQPGFVYYKYLTKIHVSKDVPEWEELKELAERRGLPVEEKKDEIVITTTKAFYLPRKFEAYEGEKIREEVVPGTFVFTVETNGELPVEEIVSIALKILMRKSDRFINELHKLAD
- the rplM gene encoding 50S ribosomal protein L13, translated to MRIINAEGLILGRLASKVAKMLLEGEEVVIVNAEKAIITGNREDIFAKYKQRTELRTRTNPRRGPFYPKRSDEIVRRTVRGMLPWKTDRGRKAFRRLKVYVGVPKEFEGKELETISEAHMSRLATPKYVTVGEVAKFLGGKF
- a CDS encoding 50S ribosomal protein L18e, with protein sequence MVKRTGPTDINLRRLIRALRKKSNEEGVKIWKDIAWRLERPRRQRAEVNVSKINRYTKEGDTVIVPGSVLGAGKLEHKVTVAAWKFSETAKKKIVEAGGEAITIEELMERNPKGSGVIIME